The following are encoded together in the Verrucomicrobiota bacterium genome:
- a CDS encoding lycopene cyclase domain-containing protein — protein MTYFRFHLIFNLPILLCLILGLYFFGSWGLEQWCVLGVVLGIVMIFTTPWDNYAAYCGIWGFADNRYWKMVKYLPVEEYLFFVIQSVQAMLLTQIFIDTNAKESLEVSWGLDRWILMGMLSLVFLVIGLFGKKRIDSKSRWHYAWHLFYWFLPVIFMQWIIGWEVLLPRWEWVVFPALLLGTYLSLADYLAINEGIWHFDYKQVTGVMIGKKMPWEEAAFFYLTSFLVAQSYLILLPEALR, from the coding sequence ATGACATACTTTAGATTTCATCTCATCTTTAATCTTCCAATACTTCTCTGTCTAATTCTAGGTTTATATTTTTTTGGCAGTTGGGGTTTGGAGCAATGGTGTGTTTTAGGAGTTGTTCTAGGAATTGTCATGATTTTTACGACTCCATGGGATAACTATGCGGCTTATTGTGGAATCTGGGGTTTTGCAGATAATCGGTATTGGAAGATGGTGAAGTATTTACCTGTAGAAGAATACCTTTTCTTTGTTATTCAGTCAGTTCAAGCCATGCTGTTAACTCAAATTTTTATTGATACCAATGCTAAAGAAAGTTTAGAAGTTTCTTGGGGCCTTGATCGCTGGATCTTAATGGGCATGCTTTCGTTAGTCTTTTTAGTAATAGGTTTGTTTGGGAAAAAGCGGATTGATTCAAAGAGTCGTTGGCATTACGCTTGGCATCTTTTTTACTGGTTTTTGCCTGTGATCTTTATGCAGTGGATCATTGGGTGGGAAGTGTTATTGCCAAGATGGGAGTGGGTCGTTTTTCCTGCCCTATTATTAGGGACTTATCTTTCCCTAGCGGACTATTTAGCCATTAATGAGGGGATTTGGCATTTTGATTATAAGCAAGTGACAGGGGTAATGATCGGCAAAAAGATGCCGTGGGAAGAGGCCGCTTT
- a CDS encoding phosphopantothenoylcysteine decarboxylase, which produces MRIYITLGPSYEPIDRVRRITNFSTGTLGTQLANAFLDEGHDLTCFRGEMSTCTEQIPDRYVTPFSTLQSLINIMRERAANSDHPSYIFHIAALTDFMIKEIRSESHLLNDPGKISSSAHELTLSLRPAPKLIVELRSWYPKSKIVGWKYEVDGTEEEAIRKGRAQIEFNHTNACVVNGPAFGKGCAFITSGQDVVTLPSNKELLKFLKEWAK; this is translated from the coding sequence ATGAGAATCTACATTACTTTAGGTCCAAGTTACGAGCCAATAGACCGCGTTAGAAGAATCACTAATTTTTCCACCGGCACGCTTGGAACGCAACTCGCCAACGCTTTTTTGGATGAAGGGCATGATCTAACTTGCTTTAGAGGTGAAATGTCTACCTGCACTGAACAAATCCCTGATAGATATGTCACTCCTTTCTCCACCCTACAGTCTTTAATCAATATAATGAGGGAAAGAGCTGCTAATAGCGATCACCCAAGTTATATTTTTCACATAGCTGCACTCACAGATTTTATGATTAAAGAAATCCGCAGTGAATCTCATTTGCTAAATGACCCAGGAAAAATTTCTAGTAGTGCTCATGAGTTAACACTCAGTCTTAGACCCGCTCCCAAACTTATTGTGGAACTTCGCTCTTGGTACCCTAAAAGCAAAATTGTGGGCTGGAAATATGAAGTTGATGGAACTGAAGAAGAGGCCATTCGCAAAGGTCGAGCACAAATCGAATTCAACCACACCAATGCTTGTGTTGTAAACGGACCAGCATTTGGAAAAGGCTGTGCCTTTATCACTTCAGGGCAGGACGTAGTCACCCTACCCAGCAATAAAGAATTATTAAAGTTTCTCAAAGAATGGGCTAAGTGA